In Nonomuraea muscovyensis, one genomic interval encodes:
- a CDS encoding S9 family peptidase — protein MSIRPIDVARTDGGPQWVEAVGTPEGVEVWWDEPRPHEGGRRCVVRRLPDGTRVDALPAGWNARNRVVEYGGRSWRPLPGGGLVFTNWADQRLYRLNGGEPVPVTPAGEARYGDLYLPPGRDEVWAVRETGDVREIVAVPLSGDGPVRVVVEAQHFLMNPRLSPDGRHVCWIGWDHPNMPWDGTELCVAPLDDAGAAGAYEVVAGGPRESVTQAEWRDADSLYAVTDPTGWWNVHLVRRDGSGGRNLTPVELEFGHAPWKPGLATFAVAGGRLVVVYGTADRRRLGVLDPETGALREVGGEATHWASTVSAVDGRAAAVAATPYTPLEVRLVDLDGGGHEVVSAPKPLPDRAMLPVPETVTIEGVHAHLYPPAGVRGPAPYVVFVHGGPTGHHPVMLDLEIAYFTSRGLGVAVVNYGGSTGYGRAYRERLRHRWGVVDVQDCARVARGLVELGLADAARIAVRGGSAGGWTTVAALVHSDVFAGGVAHYAITDPESWAAETHDFESRYLDGLIGPLPETRDRYTERSPLLHAGRASGPCLMLHGLEDAIVDVSQAERFVAELDRHGKRWALLTFPGEQHGWRREETIVAALEAELAFYGLVLGFDTPEVPPLKLEGKPLRAEEEE, from the coding sequence CGCACCGACGGCGGCCCCCAGTGGGTGGAGGCCGTCGGCACGCCCGAGGGCGTGGAGGTGTGGTGGGACGAGCCGCGCCCGCACGAGGGCGGGCGGCGGTGCGTGGTGCGGCGGCTGCCGGACGGCACGCGGGTGGACGCGCTGCCGGCCGGGTGGAACGCCCGCAACCGCGTCGTCGAGTACGGCGGGCGGTCCTGGCGGCCGCTGCCGGGCGGCGGCCTGGTGTTCACCAACTGGGCCGACCAGCGCCTCTACCGCCTGAACGGGGGCGAGCCGGTGCCGGTCACGCCGGCGGGCGAGGCCCGCTACGGCGACCTCTACCTGCCGCCGGGCCGCGACGAGGTCTGGGCGGTCCGGGAGACCGGGGACGTGCGGGAGATCGTGGCCGTCCCGCTGTCCGGTGACGGCCCGGTCCGCGTGGTGGTCGAGGCGCAGCACTTCCTGATGAACCCCCGGCTGTCCCCCGACGGCCGGCACGTGTGCTGGATCGGCTGGGACCACCCGAACATGCCGTGGGACGGCACCGAACTGTGCGTCGCCCCGCTCGACGACGCCGGCGCGGCGGGGGCCTACGAGGTGGTCGCGGGCGGGCCGCGGGAGTCGGTCACGCAGGCCGAGTGGCGCGACGCCGACAGCCTGTACGCGGTGACCGACCCGACCGGCTGGTGGAACGTGCACCTGGTCCGCCGCGACGGCTCCGGCGGGCGCAACCTGACGCCGGTGGAGCTGGAGTTCGGCCACGCCCCGTGGAAGCCGGGGCTGGCGACGTTCGCGGTGGCGGGCGGGCGGCTGGTCGTCGTGTACGGCACCGCCGACCGGCGCCGCCTGGGCGTGCTCGACCCGGAGACCGGCGCGCTGCGCGAGGTCGGCGGTGAAGCGACCCACTGGGCCTCCACGGTGTCGGCGGTGGACGGCCGGGCCGCGGCGGTGGCGGCCACGCCGTACACGCCGCTGGAGGTGCGGCTGGTGGACCTCGACGGCGGCGGGCACGAGGTGGTGTCGGCGCCGAAGCCGCTGCCCGACCGGGCCATGCTGCCCGTGCCGGAGACGGTGACGATCGAGGGGGTGCACGCCCACCTGTACCCGCCGGCCGGTGTGCGGGGGCCCGCCCCGTACGTCGTGTTCGTGCACGGCGGCCCGACCGGCCACCATCCGGTCATGCTGGACCTGGAGATCGCCTATTTCACCAGCAGGGGCCTGGGGGTGGCCGTGGTCAACTACGGCGGCTCCACCGGATACGGCCGGGCCTACCGGGAGCGGCTGCGCCACCGGTGGGGCGTGGTCGACGTGCAGGACTGCGCCCGGGTGGCGCGCGGCCTGGTGGAGCTGGGCCTGGCCGACGCCGCCCGGATCGCCGTCCGCGGCGGCAGCGCGGGCGGCTGGACCACGGTGGCGGCGCTGGTGCACAGCGACGTGTTCGCGGGCGGCGTCGCGCACTACGCGATCACCGATCCGGAGAGCTGGGCGGCCGAGACGCACGACTTCGAGTCGCGTTACCTGGACGGGCTGATCGGCCCGCTGCCGGAGACCCGCGACCGCTACACCGAGCGTTCGCCACTGCTGCACGCGGGGCGGGCGTCGGGGCCGTGTCTCATGCTGCACGGCCTGGAGGACGCGATCGTGGACGTGAGCCAGGCCGAGCGGTTCGTCGCCGAGCTGGACCGGCACGGCAAACGGTGGGCGCTGCTCACCTTCCCCGGCGAGCAGCACGGCTGGCGCCGGGAGGAGACTATCGTGGCGGCGCTGGAGGCGGAGCTGGCCTTCTACGGGCTGGTGTTGGGCTTCGACACGCCCGAGGTGCCGCCGCTCAAGCTGGAGGGCAAGCCGCTCAGGGCGGAGGAGGAAGAGTGA
- a CDS encoding M20/M25/M40 family metallo-hydrolase has protein sequence MKGVAEICSDLIRFDTTNPGSGERPAAEYTATLLAEAGLEPVVFESEPRRTTVVARFEGDSPDALLIHGHLDVVPADPAEWRMHPFSGEIVDGCVYGRGAVDMKGSCAMTLATVLGMRARGLRPRRDVVLAFLADEESTGDLGSRHAVTEHRELFDGVTEAISESGGFSVTSGGHRVYPVAVGERGTAWMRLTAHGVAGHGSRPAVDNPVATLVAALARLASYQWPVRLTPSVAALLRSLSEITGQEIDLDRLDAEAERLGPLGTLFKGQIRNSANPTMLQAGYKVNVVPSTAEAHVDGRYLPGLQEEFLATIDELLGPRITREFVNLEDAPAAPYPSVFFDELAGALVAEDPQARPVPYVMSGGTDAKSFARIGIQGYGFAPLMLRPDLDYFGMFHGKDERVPVEGLEFGTRVLTRLLT, from the coding sequence GTGAAGGGCGTCGCCGAGATCTGCTCGGACCTGATCAGGTTCGACACCACCAACCCGGGCTCGGGAGAACGGCCGGCCGCCGAGTACACGGCCACGCTGCTGGCCGAGGCGGGCCTGGAGCCGGTCGTGTTCGAGTCGGAGCCGCGCCGTACGACGGTCGTCGCCCGGTTCGAGGGCGACTCGCCCGACGCGCTGCTCATCCACGGCCACCTGGACGTGGTGCCCGCCGACCCGGCGGAGTGGCGGATGCACCCGTTCTCCGGCGAGATCGTCGACGGCTGCGTGTACGGCAGGGGCGCGGTCGACATGAAGGGCTCGTGCGCGATGACGCTGGCCACCGTGCTCGGCATGCGGGCGCGCGGCCTGCGGCCCCGGCGTGACGTGGTGCTGGCGTTCCTGGCGGACGAGGAGTCGACCGGCGACCTCGGTTCGCGGCACGCGGTGACGGAGCACCGGGAGCTGTTCGACGGGGTGACGGAGGCGATCAGCGAGTCGGGCGGGTTCAGCGTCACCTCGGGCGGGCACCGGGTCTATCCGGTGGCCGTGGGCGAGCGGGGCACGGCCTGGATGAGGCTGACCGCCCACGGCGTGGCCGGTCACGGGTCCCGGCCGGCGGTCGACAACCCGGTGGCGACCCTGGTCGCCGCGCTGGCGCGGCTGGCCTCCTACCAGTGGCCGGTACGGCTGACGCCGTCGGTCGCGGCGCTGCTGCGGAGCCTGTCGGAGATCACCGGCCAGGAGATCGACCTCGACCGGCTGGACGCGGAGGCGGAGCGGCTCGGCCCGCTCGGGACCCTGTTCAAGGGCCAGATCCGCAACTCGGCCAACCCCACGATGCTGCAGGCCGGCTACAAGGTGAACGTGGTGCCCTCGACGGCCGAGGCGCACGTGGACGGCCGTTACCTGCCGGGGCTGCAGGAGGAGTTCCTGGCCACGATCGACGAACTGCTCGGCCCCAGGATCACGCGCGAGTTCGTGAACCTGGAGGACGCGCCGGCCGCGCCGTACCCGTCGGTGTTCTTCGACGAGCTGGCGGGCGCGCTGGTTGCGGAGGACCCGCAGGCCCGGCCGGTGCCGTACGTGATGAGCGGCGGCACCGACGCCAAGTCGTTCGCCCGGATCGGCATCCAGGGGTACGGCTTCGCGCCGCTGATGCTGCGGCCGGACCTCGACTACTTCGGGATGTTCCACGGCAAGGA